Proteins from a genomic interval of Lolium perenne isolate Kyuss_39 chromosome 1, Kyuss_2.0, whole genome shotgun sequence:
- the LOC127327193 gene encoding CBL-interacting protein kinase 19, translated as MAATPPSSREPSPQPRRPASSAAGAAAAAAGNGKRGGLLLGRYELGRVLGHGTFAKVYHARHADSGETVAIKVLDKEKALRHGLVPHIKREITILRRVRHPNIVRLFEVMATKSKIYFVMEFVRGGELFARVAKGRLKEDTARRYFQQLISAVGFCHARGVFHRDLKPENLLVDERGDLKVSDFGLSAVADQFHPDGLLHTFCGTPSYVAPEVLARRGYDGAKADIWSCGVILFVLMAGYLPFHDQNLMAMYRKIYRGEFRCPRWFSKDLTSLLNRLLDINPETRITMAQVMESRWFQKGFRPVRFYVEDDQVHSLGDTESKELGLEPTEPPPPPPLPPPPPQQEDDDSGWESDSSVASCPATLSSEERQERQRPAGRLTRPASLNAFDIISFSKGFDLSGLFEERGSEMRFISAEPMQTIITKLEEIAKVKSFSIRRKDWRVSIEGTREGEKGPLTIGAEIFELTPSLLVVEVKKKAGDKEEYDDFCNKELKPGMEPLVHHQTGSAPNVLSYTH; from the coding sequence ATGGCGGCCACCCCGCCGTCATCGCGGGAACCGTCGCCGCAGCCCCGGCgccccgcctcctccgccgcgggagccgccgccgccgccgccggcaacgGCAAGCGCGGCGGCCTCCTGCTCGGCCGCTACGAGCTGGGCCGCGTCCTGGGCCACGGCACCTTCGCCAAGGTCTACCACGCGCGCCACGCCGACTCGGGCGAGACCGTCGCCATCAAGGTGCTCGACAAGGAGAAGGCGCTGCGGCACGGCCTGGTCCCGCACATCAAGCGCGAGATCACCATCCTCCGCCGCGTCCGCCACCCCAACATCGTGCGCCTCTTCGAGGTCATGGCCACCAAGTCCAAGATCTACTTCGTCATGGAGTTCgtccgcggcggcgagctcttCGCGCGCGTCGCCAAGGGCCGCCTCAAGGAGGACACCGCGCGCCGCTACTTCCAGCAGCTCATCTCCGCCGTCGGCTTCTGCCACGCGCGCGGGGTGTTCCACCGCGACCTCAAGCCCGAGAACCTCCTCGTCGACGAGCGCGGCGACCTCAAGGTCTCCGACTTCGGCCTCTCCGCCGTCGCCGACCAGTTCCACCCCGACGGCCTCCTCCACACCTTCTGCGGCACGCCCTCCTACGTCGCGCCCGAGGTGCTCGCGCGACGCGGCTACGACGGCGCCAAGGCCGACATATGGTCCTGCGGGGTCATCCTCTTCGTGCTCATGGCCGGGTACCTGCCTTTCCATGACCAGAACCTCATGGCCATGTACCGCAAGATTTACAGAGGGGAATTCAGGTGCCCCAGATGGTTCTCCAAGGATCTCACCAGCCTCTTGAATCGGCTCCTCGACATCAACCCGGAGACGAGGATCACCATGGCCCAGGTCATGGAGAGCAGGTGGTttcagaaaggatttcggcccgtcAGGTTCTATGTTGAAGATGATCAGGTGCACAGCTTGGGTGACACTGAAAGCAAAGAGCTGGGCCTCGAACCTAccgagcctcctcctcctcccccactgccgccgccaccaccgcaaCAAGAAGATGATGATTCCGGGTGGGAGTCCGACTCATCCGTTGCATCATGCCCTGCCACCCTGTCGTCCGAGGAGCGGCAGGAGCGGCAGCGGCCTGCTGGGCGTCTCACACGGCCTGCAAGTCTCAACGCCTTCGATATCATATCGTTCTCAAAGGGATTCGATTTATCAGGCCTCTTTGAGGAGCGAGGGAGTGAAATGAGATTCATCTCAGCAGAGCCCATGCAAACCATCATTACAAAGTTGGAGGAGATTGCTAAGGTCAAGAGCTTCTCCATCCGGCGCAAGGACTGGCGTGTGAGCATAGAAGGCACAAGGGAAGGGGAGAAGGGGCCATTGACAATTGGGGCTGAGATATTTGAGCTCACACCGAGCCTCTTGGTGGTCGAGGTGAAGAAGAAGGCAGGCGATAAGGAAGAGTATGATGACTTCTGCAACAAGGAGTTGAAACCTGGCATGGAGCCTCTCGTGCACCACCAAACAGGATCCGCTCCAAATGTACTTTCTTATACTCACTAG
- the LOC127327192 gene encoding tubby-like F-box protein 9 has translation MALWRRSSSWLSSCSRSPLGAAGIVNEAKVSPEIAPDDAPEEQQDADEERWSRLLPELLTDIVRRVDAGAERWPARRDVAACACVCRRWRDAAVSVVRPPLESGRITFPSSLKQSGPRDAPMHCFIRRNKSNSTFYLYLSLTHALTDNGKFLLVARRFRNGANTEYIISYNSDDLYPGSNSGVGKLRSDFLGTKFIMYDNQQPYHGTKTLKSRSSRRYPSKQISAHVSGSNSEVGQVSYKFNFLKSRGPRRMQCNIQCPVGQGPVGQGTASDPSKEKPQSTSSTLSLRNKAPRWHEHLQCWCLNFHGRVTVASVKNFQLVAPAGTSNPWGVGDEETVILQFGKIEDDAFTMDFRHPLSAFQAFAICLTSFGTKLACE, from the exons ATGGCCCTGTGGCGGCGCAGCTCCTCCTGGCTCTCCTCCTGCTCCCGCTCCCCGCTCGGCGCGGCCGGCATCGTCAACGAGGCCAAGGTCTCCCCCGAGATCGCCCCGGACGACGCGCCCGAGGAACAGCAGGACGCCGACGAGGAGCGCTGGTCCCGCCTGCTCCCGGAGCTGCTCACGGACATCGTGCGCCGCGTCGACGCCGGCGCCGAGCGCTGGCCCGCGCGCCGCGACGTCGCCGCCTGCGCCTGCGTCTGCCGCCGCTGGCGCGACGCCGCCGTCTCCGTCGTCCGCCCCCCGCTCGAGTCCGGCAGGATCACcttcccctcctccctcaagcag TCTGGACCAAGGGATGCGCCGATGCACTGCTTCATCAGGAGGAACAAAAGCAACTCCACCTTTTATCTTTACCTTAGCTTAACACATG CCCTAACAGATAATGGGAAGTTTCTTCTGGTTGCTCGAAGATTCAGAAATGGGGCAAATACCGAATATATCATCTCTTATAACTCCGATGACCTATATCCAGGAAGTAATTCAGGTGTTGGAAAATTGAG ATCGGACTTCCTGGGGACGAAGTTTATCATGTACGACAATCAGCAACCATACCACGGCACCAAGACATTGAAGAGTCGATCAAGTCGCCGCTACCCAAGCAAACAAATCAGCGCACATGTTTCGGGCAGTAATTCTGAGGTTGGACAAGTGTCGTACAAGTTCAACTTCCTCAAATCAAGAGGACCAAGAAGAATGCAGTGCAATATCCAGTGCCCTGTAGGTCAGGGCCCTGTAGGTCAGGGCACTGCGTCGGATCCATCTAAGGAGAAGCCACAAAGCACCTCGAGTACCTTGTCTCTAAGAAACAAAGCGCCTCGTTGGCACGAGCATCTGCAGTGCTGGTGCCTGAATTTTCATGGCCGGGTGACCGTGGCCTCGGTGAAGAACTTCCAGCTCGTCGCCCCAGCTGGTACCAGCAATCCGTGGGGCGTCGGGGATGAAGAGACGGTGATTCTACAGTTTGGAAAAATTGAGGACGATGCGTTCACGATGGACTTCCGGCATCCCCTGTCAGCGTTCCAGGCGTTCGCCATCTGCCTCACCAGCTTCGGCACGAAGCTGGCTTGTGAATAA